In Acropora palmata chromosome 7, jaAcrPala1.3, whole genome shotgun sequence, one genomic interval encodes:
- the LOC141885840 gene encoding uncharacterized protein LOC141885840 isoform X2, with the protein MCSPLWLQRLCVHELTEGDKQHRIRKSVAPKVEFFQSKGPMKVGDGLPSTIQALSRGCRFTTEDTIKWFYSYSPCGVFNKFINQNQTGYKACVKASVGRWTQESTHVCESLGDDSSAKFLSTKVGDDDGNIKSNLTLAFRNSISGHGAKISLICNETMAENEAIFEFINVTNMPTDTYYLALTSKCCYKGKCGIPPAIIPTRTTTGSPKGGSAKQLKEAWKIALIVIGGVLFVLIVALIVYCCKKNRSGYQMI; encoded by the exons ATGTGTTCCCCCTTATGGTTACAAAGGCTGTGCGTGCACGAACTCACCGAAGGAGATAAACAACACAGAATTCGTAAATCTGTTGCCCCTAAAGTCGAATTCTTCCAGTCCAAG GGGCCTATGAAAGTGGGTGATGGACTGCCAAGCACAATACAAGCCTTGAGCAGGGGGTgcag GTTTACAACTGAGGATACCATAAAATGGTTTTACTCTTACAGCCCTTGTGGAGTGTTTAATAAATTTATCAACCAAAATCAAACTGGATATAAAGCGTGCGTGAAAGCATCA GTTGGCAGATGGACTCAGGAATCCACTCATGTGTGCGAGAGCCTTGGAGATGACtcaagtgcaaaatttttgagcACCAAGGTTGGAGATGATGATGGCAATATTAAATCAAACCTTACCCTTGCTTTCAG GAATAGTATTTCAGGTCATGGAGCCAAAATTTCACTGATCTGCAATGAAACAATGGCAGAGAATGAGGCcatctttgaatttattaatgttACAAATATGCCCACAGACACCTAT TATCTTGCATTGACAAGCAAATGTTGCTATAAAGGAAAGTGCGGTATACCTCCAG CGATAATACCCACTAGAACTACCACAGGATCGCCAAAAG gAGGAAGCGCAAAGCAGCTCAAAGAAGCCTGGAAAATTGCTTTGATTGTTATTGGCGGTGTCTTATTTGTTCTTATCGTTGCTCTGATCGTATACTGCTGCAAGAAGAATCGTAGTGGCTACCAAATGATTTAA
- the LOC141885841 gene encoding uncharacterized protein LOC141885841 isoform X3 has product MTENEAIFEFINVTNIPTDTYYFTLTSKCCCKGKCGVPPVITPTGTKESPTGRSAKQLKEAWKIALIAIVVSYSFLSLL; this is encoded by the exons ATGACAGAGAATGAGGCcatctttgaatttattaatgttACAAATATACCCACAGACACCTAT TATTTTACATTGACAAGCAAATGTTGCTGTAAAGGAAAGTGTGGTGTACCTCCAG TGATAACACCTACAGGTACCAAAGAATCACCAACAG GAAGAAGCGCAAAGCAGCTCAAAGAAGCCTGGAAAATTGCTTTGATTGCAATTGTGGTGTCGTATTCGTTCCTATCGTTGCTCTGA
- the LOC141885840 gene encoding uncharacterized protein LOC141885840 isoform X1: MKISDTHQLSWIVFLFAGIWCVSFASECVPPYGYKGCACTNSPKEINNTEFVNLLPLKSNSSSPRFTTEDTIKWFYSYSPCGVFNKFINQNQTGYKACVKASVGRWTQESTHVCESLGDDSSAKFLSTKVGDDDGNIKSNLTLAFRNSISGHGAKISLICNETMAENEAIFEFINVTNMPTDTYYLALTSKCCYKGKCGIPPAIIPTRTTTGSPKGGSAKQLKEAWKIALIVIGGVLFVLIVALIVYCCKKNRSGYQMI; the protein is encoded by the exons ATGAAGATATCAGATACTCATCAGCTCAGCtggattgtttttttatttgcgggaatcTGGTGTGTTTCGTTTGCTTCAGAATGTGTTCCCCCTTATGGTTACAAAGGCTGTGCGTGCACGAACTCACCGAAGGAGATAAACAACACAGAATTCGTAAATCTGTTGCCCCTAAAGTCGAATTCTTCCAGTCCAAG GTTTACAACTGAGGATACCATAAAATGGTTTTACTCTTACAGCCCTTGTGGAGTGTTTAATAAATTTATCAACCAAAATCAAACTGGATATAAAGCGTGCGTGAAAGCATCA GTTGGCAGATGGACTCAGGAATCCACTCATGTGTGCGAGAGCCTTGGAGATGACtcaagtgcaaaatttttgagcACCAAGGTTGGAGATGATGATGGCAATATTAAATCAAACCTTACCCTTGCTTTCAG GAATAGTATTTCAGGTCATGGAGCCAAAATTTCACTGATCTGCAATGAAACAATGGCAGAGAATGAGGCcatctttgaatttattaatgttACAAATATGCCCACAGACACCTAT TATCTTGCATTGACAAGCAAATGTTGCTATAAAGGAAAGTGCGGTATACCTCCAG CGATAATACCCACTAGAACTACCACAGGATCGCCAAAAG gAGGAAGCGCAAAGCAGCTCAAAGAAGCCTGGAAAATTGCTTTGATTGTTATTGGCGGTGTCTTATTTGTTCTTATCGTTGCTCTGATCGTATACTGCTGCAAGAAGAATCGTAGTGGCTACCAAATGATTTAA
- the LOC141885841 gene encoding uncharacterized protein LOC141885841 isoform X2, translated as MTENEAIFEFINVTNIPTDTYYFTLTSKCCCKGKCGVPPVITPTGTKESPTGTKESPTGRSAKQLKEAWKIALIAIVVSYSFLSLL; from the exons ATGACAGAGAATGAGGCcatctttgaatttattaatgttACAAATATACCCACAGACACCTAT TATTTTACATTGACAAGCAAATGTTGCTGTAAAGGAAAGTGTGGTGTACCTCCAG TGATAACACCTACAGGTACCAAAGAATCACCAACAGGTACCAAAGAATCACCAACAG GAAGAAGCGCAAAGCAGCTCAAAGAAGCCTGGAAAATTGCTTTGATTGCAATTGTGGTGTCGTATTCGTTCCTATCGTTGCTCTGA
- the LOC141885841 gene encoding uncharacterized protein LOC141885841 isoform X1: MKISDTHQLTLIVYLFAGIWCVSFASECVPPYGYKGCACTYSPKEINNTEFVNLLPLKSNSSSPRFTTEGILEWFYSYSPCGVFNKFINQSQTGYRACVKASVGRWTQESTVREPWR, encoded by the exons ATGAAGATCTCAGATACTCATCAGCTCACCTTGATTGTATATTTATTTGCGGGAATCTGGTGTGTTTCGTTTGCTTCAGAATGTGTTCCTCCTTATGGTTACAAAGGCTGTGCGTGCACGTACTCACCGAAGGAGATTAACAACACAGAATTCGTAAATCTGTTGCCCCTGAAGTCGAATTCTTCCAGTCCAAG GTTTACAACTGAGGGTATCTTAGAATGGTTTTACTCTTACAGCCCTTGTGGAGTGTTTAATAAATTTATCAACCAAAGTCAAACTGGATATAGAGCGTGCGTGAAGGCATCA GTTGGCAGATGGACTCAGGAATCCACTGTGCGAGAGCCTTGGAGATGA
- the LOC141885840 gene encoding uncharacterized protein LOC141885840 isoform X3 produces MNFQTEFTTEDTIKWFYSYSPCGVFNKFINQNQTGYKACVKASVGRWTQESTHVCESLGDDSSAKFLSTKVGDDDGNIKSNLTLAFRNSISGHGAKISLICNETMAENEAIFEFINVTNMPTDTYYLALTSKCCYKGKCGIPPAIIPTRTTTGSPKGGSAKQLKEAWKIALIVIGGVLFVLIVALIVYCCKKNRSGYQMI; encoded by the exons ATGAACTTCCAGACTGA GTTTACAACTGAGGATACCATAAAATGGTTTTACTCTTACAGCCCTTGTGGAGTGTTTAATAAATTTATCAACCAAAATCAAACTGGATATAAAGCGTGCGTGAAAGCATCA GTTGGCAGATGGACTCAGGAATCCACTCATGTGTGCGAGAGCCTTGGAGATGACtcaagtgcaaaatttttgagcACCAAGGTTGGAGATGATGATGGCAATATTAAATCAAACCTTACCCTTGCTTTCAG GAATAGTATTTCAGGTCATGGAGCCAAAATTTCACTGATCTGCAATGAAACAATGGCAGAGAATGAGGCcatctttgaatttattaatgttACAAATATGCCCACAGACACCTAT TATCTTGCATTGACAAGCAAATGTTGCTATAAAGGAAAGTGCGGTATACCTCCAG CGATAATACCCACTAGAACTACCACAGGATCGCCAAAAG gAGGAAGCGCAAAGCAGCTCAAAGAAGCCTGGAAAATTGCTTTGATTGTTATTGGCGGTGTCTTATTTGTTCTTATCGTTGCTCTGATCGTATACTGCTGCAAGAAGAATCGTAGTGGCTACCAAATGATTTAA